The proteins below are encoded in one region of Gemmatimonadaceae bacterium:
- a CDS encoding FtsX-like permease family protein, giving the protein MLSYDTWQSSFGGDTAIVGRAVLVDRTLMTIVGVARPGFSGLGSVPVQFWAPLTMKPLGDSTPITVTGHVRPLLSPDQALSRLRAWIINTTPSGRRDLLDRFLQLIPKGTSVPLDREAIAVFMPVAVALLLVMLTACANVANMMLARGMARQREMGIRLALGAGRGRVVKQLLTEALLLAVPCAALAYAVSRVTVRAGVHAFFATMPDTIAGLVHLPALEPDGRVLGFMLAAAFVSAIGFGLMPAIQSTRPSVVRASRGDFDTPFRRSTLRALLLFGQIAVSVLLLVCTGVLLRAAMVHGQLDVGFRTRNIVQMSMSDSVPRQVIERIVADHTVLAVASAERPPLDGGLDKVEIKAGDSTAIRFDFNLVSPEYFAVLELPIVRGRGFSADEGRDNSSVAVVSQAAAARVWPGVDPIGKDVVMAATGDSRKRLTPYHRASVVGVARNATPGWVGRSPETPVVYYPQPVDARNSFLLVRVTGDALVARATLSRAVAAIDSSAIGDVHTLEQAMDVQVYPYQVSYAIAWFIGAVALLLTIAGVYGVLSDLVAQRMREMGVRMPLGASGRSLIGLVLGNATRLAVVGTAVGGLAALGVSKLFAASFMWINVYDPFGYAIGIGVVLASTIAAAFVPARRAATVNPVEALRADS; this is encoded by the coding sequence GTGCTGAGCTACGACACATGGCAATCGTCATTCGGCGGCGACACGGCGATCGTCGGCAGGGCGGTTCTCGTGGATCGCACGCTGATGACGATCGTCGGGGTCGCGCGGCCGGGGTTCAGCGGACTCGGATCCGTGCCGGTGCAGTTCTGGGCCCCGCTCACCATGAAGCCGCTCGGAGATTCGACGCCGATCACCGTCACGGGCCACGTTCGACCCCTGCTCAGCCCGGACCAAGCGTTGTCGAGGCTTCGTGCATGGATCATCAACACGACGCCGTCAGGGCGGCGTGACTTGCTCGACCGATTTCTGCAGCTCATTCCGAAGGGAACGTCGGTGCCGCTCGACCGCGAGGCCATCGCGGTGTTCATGCCGGTTGCCGTCGCCCTTCTCCTCGTCATGCTCACGGCGTGCGCGAACGTCGCGAACATGATGCTGGCGCGCGGGATGGCCCGTCAGCGCGAGATGGGCATCCGGCTGGCGCTTGGCGCCGGACGCGGACGCGTGGTGAAGCAATTGCTCACCGAGGCGCTGCTCCTCGCGGTGCCGTGCGCGGCGCTTGCGTACGCGGTTTCGAGAGTGACGGTGCGAGCCGGCGTGCATGCGTTTTTCGCGACGATGCCCGATACGATCGCCGGCCTCGTTCACCTGCCGGCGCTGGAGCCGGACGGCCGCGTGCTCGGCTTCATGCTCGCGGCGGCGTTCGTGTCCGCAATCGGCTTTGGTCTGATGCCGGCGATTCAATCGACCCGTCCGAGCGTCGTGCGCGCGTCGCGCGGAGACTTCGATACGCCGTTTCGGAGATCAACGCTGCGGGCGCTGCTCCTGTTCGGACAAATCGCCGTGAGCGTATTGCTGCTCGTCTGCACCGGCGTCCTGTTGCGAGCGGCGATGGTCCACGGGCAGTTGGATGTCGGGTTTCGCACGAGAAACATCGTGCAAATGTCGATGAGTGACAGCGTTCCGCGGCAAGTGATCGAGCGCATTGTCGCGGATCACACCGTGCTCGCTGTGGCGAGCGCTGAACGGCCTCCGCTCGACGGTGGCCTGGACAAGGTGGAGATCAAGGCAGGCGACTCGACGGCGATTCGATTCGACTTCAATCTCGTCTCGCCGGAATATTTTGCGGTGCTCGAGCTCCCCATCGTCCGCGGGCGCGGCTTCTCGGCGGACGAAGGGCGAGACAACAGTTCGGTCGCCGTCGTCTCCCAAGCCGCGGCGGCACGCGTGTGGCCGGGCGTCGATCCAATCGGCAAAGACGTCGTGATGGCGGCGACCGGCGATTCGCGAAAGCGACTCACGCCGTACCATCGGGCGTCGGTCGTCGGCGTGGCGAGAAACGCGACGCCCGGGTGGGTGGGTCGAAGCCCCGAGACCCCCGTCGTCTACTATCCGCAGCCGGTCGACGCGAGGAACTCGTTTCTCCTCGTGCGCGTGACGGGCGACGCACTCGTCGCGCGCGCGACGCTGAGCCGCGCCGTGGCGGCCATCGACTCGAGCGCGATCGGCGACGTGCACACGCTCGAGCAGGCGATGGACGTGCAGGTCTATCCGTACCAAGTGTCGTACGCGATCGCCTGGTTCATCGGCGCGGTCGCGCTGCTCCTGACGATCGCGGGCGTGTACGGCGTGCTTTCCGATCTCGTCGCGCAACGCATGCGCGAGATGGGCGTGCGGATGCCGCTGGGTGCGTCGGGTCGCTCGCTGATCGGCTTGGTGCTCGGGAACGCTACGCGTCTCGCGGTCGTCGGCACGGCGGTCGGCGGGCTCGCGGCGCTCGGCGTGTCGAAGCTCTTCGCGGCGTCGTTCATGTGGATCAACGTCTACGACCCGTTCGGCTACGCGATCGGCATCGGCGTCGTCCTGGCGTCGACGATCGCGGCGGCGTTCGTGCCCGCGCGCCGCGCGGCGACGGTCAACCCGGTCGAGGCGCTTCGAGCTGATTCCTGA
- a CDS encoding DUF3108 domain-containing protein, protein MLLSLLSAAFLAFSRTDSRVIRAAEDSLRCAPGERRVEIAAAADPRPGYSSDEQLQYSAYYGKLRVGSGEMRLAGRDTVRGHSTWKAMFIMDGGIPGAHVHDTTITWFDSVTFNSMRFVQRVHDPGYHADRDTHIFPEDKTFRTKDGEVHPSVADPLDDMSLVYLVRTLPLEPGQCYVLSRYFKPESNPVVVHVVRRDTVDVPAGRFPAIMLRPEIKTKGIFSKDGHAELWLADDSARTVLQLKTGLSFGSISLKLKHIGRNP, encoded by the coding sequence ATGTTGTTGTCGCTCTTGTCTGCCGCATTCCTGGCCTTTTCGCGGACCGATTCGCGCGTGATTCGCGCGGCCGAGGACAGCCTGCGCTGCGCTCCCGGCGAACGCCGTGTCGAGATCGCCGCGGCCGCCGATCCGCGCCCCGGCTACTCCTCCGACGAACAGCTGCAGTACTCCGCCTACTATGGAAAGCTGCGCGTCGGCAGCGGCGAGATGCGGCTCGCCGGCCGCGACACCGTGCGCGGCCACTCCACGTGGAAGGCGATGTTCATCATGGACGGCGGTATTCCGGGCGCGCACGTCCATGACACCACCATCACGTGGTTCGATTCGGTCACGTTCAATTCCATGCGCTTCGTGCAGCGCGTGCACGACCCCGGATATCACGCTGACCGCGACACGCACATTTTCCCGGAAGACAAGACGTTTCGAACGAAGGACGGCGAGGTCCATCCGTCGGTCGCCGATCCACTCGACGACATGTCGCTCGTCTATCTCGTCCGCACGCTGCCGCTCGAGCCGGGACAGTGTTACGTGCTCAGCCGCTACTTCAAACCGGAAAGCAACCCGGTCGTCGTGCACGTCGTCCGCCGCGACACGGTGGACGTACCCGCCGGCCGTTTTCCCGCGATCATGCTGCGGCCCGAGATCAAGACGAAAGGCATCTTCTCGAAGGACGGCCACGCCGAGCTCTGGCTCGCCGACGATTCGGCGCGTACGGTGCTGCAGCTCAAGACCGGTCTCTCGTTCGGATCGATCAGCCTGAAGCTGAAACACATCGGACGCAATCCGTGA
- a CDS encoding PadR family transcriptional regulator: MTARKTDLLQGTLDLIVLRLLRAGPANGWDMTQSIQVVSKGVLDVNYGSLYPALRRLEGKGLIKGRWGTSENNRRARFYELTPNGLKQLDTERREWERFQQALGLILRTG, from the coding sequence ATGACCGCGCGCAAGACCGACCTCCTGCAGGGCACGCTCGACCTGATCGTCCTTCGTCTGCTTCGCGCCGGCCCGGCGAACGGCTGGGACATGACCCAGTCGATCCAGGTCGTGTCGAAAGGGGTGCTGGACGTGAACTACGGCTCGCTCTATCCCGCGTTGCGCCGCCTCGAGGGCAAGGGGCTCATCAAAGGGCGATGGGGCACGTCGGAGAACAACCGCCGCGCGCGCTTCTACGAGCTCACGCCCAACGGGCTCAAACAGCTCGACACCGAGCGGCGCGAGTGGGAGCGCTTTCAGCAGGCGCTCGGCTTGATCCTGCGCACCGGCTGA
- a CDS encoding ABC transporter ATP-binding protein, with translation MAKYDKTRAWKEAKELVAEHKTSLAIGFGLMLINRVAGLVLPLTSKFLVDDVITKHRTDLLMPLAAFAVVMTVIQGGTSFALSQVVSIAAQRAITEMRKRVQAHVLRLPVSYFDSTKTGVLISRVMTDAEGVRNLVGTGLIQLVGSMLTAVLSLGVLFYVNWKLTGATLVLLGIFGLMMTTAFSRLRPLFRERGAINAEVTGRLTETIGGVRLVKVYVAEPRERLVFARGVHKLFRNVAKTITGTSAVGAGTAVLTGLIGVLLIVIGGPSVLNGSMTLGDMFMYVFFIGLLAAPLVQMASIGTQVSEAFAGLDRIAEIRAMTTEDQADADKETVNDVNGDVEFQDVSFEYVPDTPVLKHVSFSAEAGSTTALVGSSGSGKSTLIGLVMAFNHPKSGRVLVDGKDIANVKLRDFRSHVGVVMQDNFLFDGTVRENIAFSKPGATDEEVRTAAHIAHCDEFVDRFEKGYDTIVGERGVKLSGGQRQRVAIARAILADPRILILDEATSSLDSESEAMIRDGLRSLRHGRTTFVIAHRLSTIESADQILVLENGEIVERGSHRQLLALGGRYRQLYERQYGAEKDEYINPGEDFLTVAGKDVVRKL, from the coding sequence CCGGACTAGTGTTGCCGCTCACGTCGAAGTTCCTGGTCGACGACGTCATCACCAAGCACCGAACCGACCTGCTGATGCCGCTTGCCGCCTTCGCCGTCGTCATGACGGTCATCCAAGGCGGTACCTCGTTCGCCCTGTCCCAGGTCGTGAGCATCGCGGCGCAACGGGCGATCACCGAGATGCGCAAGCGCGTGCAGGCGCACGTGCTTCGTTTGCCCGTCTCGTACTTCGATTCGACCAAGACGGGCGTCCTGATCTCGCGCGTGATGACAGACGCCGAGGGCGTGCGGAATCTGGTGGGAACCGGCCTCATCCAGCTCGTCGGCAGCATGCTGACCGCGGTCTTGTCGCTCGGCGTGCTTTTCTATGTGAACTGGAAGCTCACCGGCGCCACGCTCGTGCTGCTCGGCATTTTTGGCCTGATGATGACGACGGCGTTCAGCCGCCTGCGCCCGCTCTTTCGCGAGCGCGGCGCGATCAACGCCGAAGTCACGGGCCGTCTCACGGAGACGATCGGCGGCGTGCGCCTCGTGAAGGTCTACGTCGCCGAGCCGCGCGAGCGTCTCGTCTTCGCGCGCGGCGTGCACAAGCTGTTTCGCAACGTCGCCAAGACGATCACCGGCACGTCGGCCGTCGGCGCCGGCACGGCAGTCCTCACGGGACTGATCGGCGTCCTGCTCATCGTGATCGGCGGTCCGTCGGTGTTGAATGGATCGATGACACTCGGCGACATGTTCATGTACGTCTTCTTCATCGGACTCCTCGCCGCGCCGCTCGTGCAGATGGCATCCATCGGCACGCAGGTGAGCGAGGCCTTCGCCGGCCTGGATCGGATCGCCGAGATCCGGGCGATGACGACCGAAGACCAGGCTGACGCCGACAAGGAGACCGTGAACGACGTCAACGGAGACGTCGAGTTCCAGGACGTCTCGTTCGAGTACGTGCCCGACACGCCGGTCCTCAAGCACGTGTCGTTCAGCGCGGAAGCCGGTTCCACGACGGCGCTCGTCGGCTCGAGCGGATCCGGAAAGAGCACGCTGATCGGATTGGTGATGGCGTTCAACCATCCCAAGAGCGGCCGCGTGCTCGTCGACGGCAAGGACATCGCGAACGTCAAGCTGCGCGACTTCCGCTCGCACGTCGGCGTCGTGATGCAGGACAACTTCCTGTTCGACGGCACCGTCCGCGAGAACATCGCGTTCAGCAAGCCGGGCGCGACCGACGAGGAGGTCCGCACCGCCGCCCACATCGCGCACTGCGACGAATTCGTCGACCGCTTCGAGAAAGGGTACGATACGATCGTCGGCGAGCGCGGCGTGAAGCTGTCGGGCGGCCAACGCCAGCGCGTCGCCATCGCGCGCGCGATCCTCGCCGATCCGAGAATCCTCATTCTCGACGAAGCCACGTCGAGCCTGGACAGCGAGAGCGAGGCGATGATCCGCGATGGTCTCCGCTCGCTGCGTCACGGACGCACGACCTTCGTCATCGCGCACCGCCTCTCGACGATCGAGAGCGCCGACCAGATCCTCGTCCTCGAGAACGGCGAGATCGTCGAACGCGGCTCCCACCGCCAACTCCTCGCGCTCGGCGGTCGCTACCGCCAACTGTACGAGCGTCAGTACGGCGCCGAGAAGGACGAGTACATCAACCCCGGCGAAGATTTCCTGACCGTCGCCGGCAAGGACGTTGTGCGAAAGCTCTGA